From the Manihot esculenta cultivar AM560-2 chromosome 14, M.esculenta_v8, whole genome shotgun sequence genome, the window TTCCTCACAAAGGAGTTCCATAAGTGCATCATTTGCTTTTCGTCTTTAGTAACATCCACAAAATCATCAAGCATCTAGAGCATAAAGAGAAGAAAATTATAGCACAGAACTAATCAAGAGGGCCAAAATATACAAAAACACATTTCTACAAGTGCATGATAGAAAGTAACAAGTCCTGTAACAATAAAAGCATACCCTTCTATCTTCAAAATCTGCAACATCATCATCGACTTCATCCTCACTATCCCGATCTGACAGTACTTGCTCAATTGTCATTGGCTTCAaacaaaaaaatcatttataaaatGTCCAAGCATATTAACTTATTACTTTATATATCAAAGCATTGCCATGACCCTATTTGGCActtccaaaaagaaaaagacattAACTTATGATAATTCCGCAAGAATTACCACTGTATTATTGCCCATATCCACATAAGCAGCTTGACTTTCATAATTCATCCCATTGCAATAGTTAAAAGCAAAATCCATTACTGTCAGTTTGTCAGTAAGCCAGAATAAAAGCTTTAAGATATTCTAAATTACCTTTCAAGACATCCACAATCAATATTGACGTTTCAAAATATGCATCTGCAATATTTCTATATCCAAGAAACACAATTTCCAGAATGCCAAATGGATTTTAAAGTAGGCAAATGATATATAATAATAGGCTCTCTAAAATCTGCCATCTGTAAATGTAAGGCGTACTCCAAAACATACTTTTGCCAGATTTAGGTTAGATCAACTTCAAGCAACATTATAAAAGCAGACATTAGCATAATAGGAtgacaatttaataatatacaCATTAACACCAAACAAATGCAAAAAATGAACAGTAATTAAATGACAAGGTCACTAGTCACCTGGGCTCTATGTGAGTGGAAGAACTGTCGTTTGTGAAGAAGGGTGCGGCTGAAAACAGAAAACATACCAATTTATATCTAGATTCATCGCCAGCAATTTCAAAGTACATTGAAAATTGAATAGCCAATTCTTTCAGCCAACAATTCAACTTAATGTATACAGCACACAAAATCCTCCATCATGTTTTCCTTATTAAATTAGACCATTAGAgcctaaattattaaaaaaggaCATGTAAGAATTTTCAAGAATAAATCAAACATACTTTCTCAGGTCAGACCGTTCAATAGATAATTTTCTTGTCTTCGCAAATTGCAACATGGCAGGGGGTGAAAAATTGTTCCCAGATGCCGAATGAACACAATCAGGATCAGGATATGCTTGAATTGCAGATCCCGAAGCCCCAACATCATCAAAGCTGCAAGGAACATGTTCTGTACCTGCTACAGCACCAATGTTGGCATTAGGGAAATCCTTCCTGCCTGAGATGCACATATATGAAACAAGTCATAAACTAAAAAGAAATGATCCCATAGAAAGCTTCTTACAAAATAGAAGCAGGGAAACACTCCCAGTGAATCTATTTGAAATAACTGAAGAAAGGAGTTTTGATCATATCACAGATAAGTAGTGCCATCTTAGATGTATTCACATTTCCTACTCAAAACAAAAACCTTGCAACTGACAAAAAGATAAGCAAGGCAGTCATCTAATGAGTTCATTTTTCTGTCCATGTTAGCCTGTCAATGTTGGCAGCTCATGGCTCTCAACTAGTGATTTGAGTCCCAAATTAAAAATGATTTGAGATATGTTGATTTTACAATCCACAGCCTATTACAGAAGAAAAATCTcaccaaataaaaaagaataaaataaatgaagcaaGGAACAAAGCGAGAATGGAGAAAAGAAACTGAATGGAAAAACTCATTCTTTAAATTACCATCAGTCTTATCGAGGATACAAGAGGCCCTCAGACGCATGTTCGATTCAAGGGTGAATGGATGTACATGCCTAGCATTTTGAACAAGCTTCTTGTGTATTTTGTGCTTTGGCTTCTTTGAGCTGCAAAGAAATACACACCCCATTTCAGTCTACTGCAATCTCAATATCCAAACAAATGGCATAGAGCCAACAAAACTTAGGAATTCAAGTACGAAAGAGTTTCCAACTTACCAAAAGAAAAATGTTTGTTGTTTTGGATCAACACCATGAGCAACAATCTGAATAAAGCATACTTGTAAATAAAATCCAGCAACAACAATAGATATTAACATCTAGCAGTTTGCATGTGCACAGAACAGTCCCATCAATTTCATACTTTAACAGACTGATTTTAGATCTGGAACAAGCTCTTGGTGCTGGTAGATCAAATAATGCCAGCTTACAGTAGGTACTTTCCAATATTAAGCATTTAGGACTCTCTACTGGCAAAGTAACATTGTACTTCTCcatttctcaaaaaaaaaaaaaaccgtaTTTCTCCAAAATTCACAAATTCAGGGAGAGAAGATTTTTTACCTCAGATCTCCAGATATCTGTCTTCACCGATATATTTACAGCTTGAAACTCTTCAGTTACCTAAATATCGAAGGCATTAATAGTCATAGTTCAGAAAACATTAATGACCAAAATGCTTAAAGATTCCTGAAGATTACCAACCCAAAATTCAAAGTTGAAGAGATCATGTGATGAAGGCAAATGATATCTTAGACCCTAAGGATAAatccagaaaaagaaaaaatgtaaGGATCCAATGAGAAAGGGCAGCCAAAGGATAAATGAAGGGAACAGACACAAATCAAGAAAAGCAAAGAAGAAAGAGCATCACGAAATAAAAGTTCAGAGTTATGATTTCAATTTGATTGCAAAGAACAAATAAAAACAAGATCAGAAATCAAGAACACTCATACCTTAAAACTTGCACATTTAACCAAGCAGAATGGGCATGAAAAATTTTCAGTTACTGCAAAACAGATAACTAAGTTAGTAGATCATACTATTTGGAAGAACCAAAATCCAAAgcaaaaaaaatacatattatcCAAACAGCCATGAGAGGAAGATCCCTAATCAAGGATCTAAAAAGTTTGGAAGTGCAAATCCATACTTCTCAAAGGATGAAAATCCCAAAGTCAGACAAATGACCCTATATCTTTTCTTCTCCTTGTTTTTGTTTGTACAGTTATAAGTATTTCATATTCAAAAGAAATTTATGCAGACAGAATTTGTTATCTGTAAAAACGGATCTCTAATTCACTAATTCGTAGGACAATATTgactttttatatttgaaaatgcTTCCAAAAGGATATTTGAAGTAGATGGTAATTGATTGAGTAATTCTTGATCATTATTTCTAGTATGAGCATCACATTCAATATTATACCTGTGATGAGTAGTACTAGTAAAACATTGATTCTCTGGTTGAGACCTAATTCAATCTTTATAAACTTCTCGAGCTAGCCCAAGCCATGATTTGAAATCTAATTAGCAATTATTTCCAGCCAATTTCACCAATGAAAATTAgaatattaatgaaaaattctgGCTCAGGACAAATAGACCCAGATTTCCATGTGCCCTTTTTAATATATCGCTGTCATTATAATCCTAACGTTCCATATTCAAAGCTGGATAGAATTCCTAAGTTCTTAACAAGTCAAATCCAGATAAATTAAGGATGGATATCTTATGGCAGCTAATCATTTAGCTTTTTTAAAGCTTCCAAATACTGATCCACTATATGTTCAGAACAGCTGGTTTGGGTGGTCAATTAGTCACAACAGTTACTAAATTTTACAAGTATCACAGGCACCTCAGCAGCTGAACTCCTTTCAGGAAAACAAAACACTGGATATCACACAAGTAAAATATGATTGAACTGCATATCCTTAAATGGCTAAAAGTAAAGCCTCAGAAGATAGTAAATATAACTAAAAATAGTatgaaaaatacaaaattaccaAAGAGAAGAACAAAGACAAAATTTGAACAAAGTACGATACAGAGAAATAAAAGAACAATGTACAGTACCTTCAGTCTTTTGCAACTTATTATTGTAATACCTATAGTTGAAGATGACATTTCCAGCCCTCAGCCTAAACAATACAAGTTCTGAAAACATTTATTATACACAGTTGGGCAAACATAGGATTCTCACATTACAAGTgacccaaatcatgcaaatgcaAGAAAGGAGAAAGCAAGCAAGAATCAAATGATAAGCTTGAAAAGGAGGATGCTAAAGCTGAAGTTAAGGTGGGTCAAAGCTTACCGAATAATACGAGTAATATGAGATAATGATGAAGATGACATGTCACCACATGTGTACGAATGATATGGAGATTTTTCCTTAGCCCCAACCTCTTCTACAGAAATATTGACTTGAATGTGTTGTGATATATTCTTTGgaaacccaaacaaccaaaaaaTGACAAATTTGTTAGTGTGGCTCGCAAAATATATGGAGggaaagtaaagaaattcaaacTCAAAATTAAGACATTGAGGAGAGAACAAACCACAGTTTCTGAACTATATGGAAATTGAATTGAAAGGCATTTGTCATCATTGAAACAACTTAACTGCacaagtaaaaaaatatttgctgATACAAAACTCATAATGCAAAAAGAATCTTTTGAATTCCAACAACAAAAAATAGCAACAAATGAACAATAGTATTTCTCCCAAACCACCTCAGGttagataaaagaaattcaagaaagtGGAGCAAGCTTGGTAGCAGTCCTTTTACAAAGATCACACTAGGCTAGGTAAGGTTCATGGTGTAAACAATGTTGAAAGCCACACTGGTCACCTTCGCTAGTCAGATTAATAAACAGGACACAAGACCCGATGTTAGTTCAATTGTATGACTAATCAATCGTGTCAAAGAAATTGGTTTTAACCCAACTTACCCCAGTGAAGGAGCCAAGTCAGTACTTGGTGACCTAGCCTCTAGGCTGTGCTATTGGAGTGAAGTTGCTAAGGAGTAACTTCGTAAGTACACTTGGTCTTTTCTGTTCCAAGCAAAGTGGTACAATCAATGACATGAGTCGTTAATGAAGGGATAATACACTGCACCTCTCACAGTGCTAGAGGAATATCATTACAACTTATTTTGGAATTATCAGCTTGGTTTCTGAATCAATAGAAGGGGAGCCTAGCTGCAAAGGAAGTTTTGACTTAGTGGTCCCACTTTTTCACACTCAATATCTTAGCAATTCCACTTCATTAATCAAATTTATGGATGAATACATCTTATTTTTCTCTTCATATTCTACTAGATTATTACTATTACCCCTTCCCTAATCATCCAAGGGTATAAATCTAACACACTTTTGCTGTTAACGGTCCGAGTCATAAATTTCCCCCCATGCAGCAAAAAAACATACTTTGTGTTCAATGAAGATCGAAGTTAGAAAGATGTAATTTTTCCTTAATGCTTTCACCACTTGATATGCAGTTGGATACCAAATTTTTAACACAAAATAAAGAGAAGGaacaaggaaaagaaagaaaaacaaaatcaaataataattatctaaCCTTTAAGAAGCATGATTTCATGTCAACCTGAGATATCACCTCCCCCCTTTGTCCTAAACTCAAGTTTGAAGAGTTCTCCCATGACATATAGAGTGATTCCAGTGGTATTGTGCCTAACAGGCAGCATCCTCCAAAATTTGCTgatgtaaaatataattaaaacgaaaaaaaaaaaaaggaaattaaaaagaaaatttaaaagatgACTCTTCATATAGAATGTGGGAGTTGCAGCATTCAACTTTCAAATGTTCTATGATAATTACATTTACTCTTCACCAACTATGACTAGGGCACATGCTAATCCAAACACTGTTGTACAATCCATTGTAGCACATCAAGATTCATTTAACCATGTGATAAATGAAAAGAAGAGTTTCAAATTGGTAAACATTATACCAATTTCACAATGATATATTATAAGGCACAATTAGGGAACAAAATTATATCTCATATGCAAATACTTCCATACCCAAATGACCTTTGCTCAAATGAATGCTATGCACAGGACTTTGGGCTCCAGCTGcaatacaaaaataataatcagaTGAAAATTCCCAATGAATATCATTGATAAATTCTTAAAAATCTATCATATGAATGCATACCAAAGCTAACAAACAAGAAAGCAAGTGAACCAGATTTGGCATCCAATGCTAACTTGTTAATCTCGGGGAAAACAAAATTTGCCTGAGCTGGGGTACTTCCATCAGCTCCGGAGAATTTGGTCAAAACACAAGCTCGACGAAAGCGATATACTGCAGAATACTTCATTTTGGAACGAAGAGCAAAAGTAAATCATAAAAAAGGTACAATAAACTGTAGAACAAAACCTCCAACGATAACAGAGAATGAAGAAGTAAACCcaaaaatatatttctatttGGTTGGTTAATTAGACTTAAAAAgtaaagaaaagaaacaaagagaTTCTTACCTCTGCAACCCCAATGTCAGAAAATGCTCTAGCCAATAAAATGTACAAAGGAAACAAACTACATGGTGAACTTCCATTTGCAGTCATAAAGGGAGAAATTGTCACTTGTATTCTACATGCGCAAACAAAAGAAACTTAGTACTCAAACTCATTTCTGtgctaaatattttactaaagAAAAGAAACCACTCATGCAACTAAGAGTTGCCAGCACCATCAAAATGATGAGAAAATAAACAAATGAGAagtaaatgaaaagaaaatgccATGTGACATTCCTTAGATTGAAAGTTTGGAGTTGTATGTTTTTGAAGCTTTATAAACTCTCCGAACTAATCCATAACaaagaaacaaaacaaaatttCCTGAGTGTTCTCAGTACAGAAACTCAAAAAATTCGACTCagcataaaaaattattacctcTTTTTGTGCTTCGCTTGTATTTTGTAATTCAAACATCTTTGTAGAAATGATGGCTACATCAGAAACACAAACATGCAAAATTAGAAGGATGACATGTACTACAATAAGGAAATGGGGCATTGAGATATTCATATCCAAAGATTTTAGCTCAATACAAAGAAATCGAACACAGGACATTCATTTTGACACAATAAAATCTACAGTAATAATTATGATATGTTGGTTCAAACCAGATGAAATAGAACCAATAACCATGAAATAAAAGCTTAAGCATGGAAATGTCAACCCACTAAGTGCATTTACATTTCTTAAAGCGCGACGCTGGAGGATGTTGTAGAGTTCCACGGGCTTGCAATATATGGAAAGACTCTCTTCAGCAGCAATTTCCTCTTCTGCAGACAAATGCAGAGAATCATCTTCACAGCACATCTGATCCGTGCTTCTTGTATAGCTTCAATCACCcccaaagataaaataaaacaagatcaGCTCATCACCATGTTAAGTGACTCAGAATGAAGAATCTCCATAAATTTCTGAGCGAAAAGATAATTCAAAAGAAGAGTTACTTACGATGAAGTTTCACGAGCCACTAAAGGGATGCTCGGCATTCTTGGTTACGCTATTTTCAGTGTATATATTTTCATAGCTAGATTGCTCTGCTAACTACAGTTTCACTAAGCCGAAAAAAATCCTCACTAAAACTGAGGTTAAGAAAATGTCTAATCTGAAACTGAGGAGAGCCTCGATTCGTGCATCATTTGCAGAGGGAAAAAAACCCTAAATCAAACCCTCGCTGCGGGGAGCTATAAGCTGTTTGGTTTCTGGTTCAATTTTCCAGGACTGAAAGTTGAGACGCGCTCGGTTTCTCTTTTTCTCAGTAGTGAACTATCGAGAAACTAAACGACACTAAACAGATTTCGAATCGGACCAAACGACACAGCGAGAGATAGATCAAACAGACACCGGAGAGATTTTACAAAAACAACGACGAGAACATAAATATTATtcgaaaaaaatataattaatgtaaatatttcTTCGAAGTTATAATCGATTATTGTAAAATCTATGAAATTACAAAGATGAATAAATATGGTGCGAATGAAAAGATGGAATCCAAGTATGTGAGAGTGAGGGATATTAAATATGGatttaaagtattaaatttttttttgtagaaTAGCGTAGTGAAATTGAGGATGAAGTGAAAGTTGAATTTTCTATGGAGATTTTAATAACAAGAACCAAGCAGGTCAAGATATAGTTGAGAAAATCAATTCTGATGGCTTAATCAAAAGAGTTTTGAAAAATCACATGACTCCTCTAACTGTTACTTTACGTCTCCAAGCAGGTCAAGATATAGTTGAGATTCATGCAATATTTGGATCGcaggaaaataattttttttttttttaattttgtttggatggaaagaaaatggagtataaagaaaaataaatatgaaattactatttattttctcttcaatttgaatttaaagAGAAAGTGAATGAGAATGAATATAATTATTTCTTTatcattataattatttatttttattacaactataatggataaaataattattttactatttaagaAGTTATTTTTCTCTCCTATTTTCCTTCCTAACATCCAAATCATAGGAGGAAGATAACTTTTccactatttttattttatttttttattttctacaatTTTTTTCTCCCTAAATAGTTATCCAAACAAAGGTGAGAGATTCAACCATCAGATTCCCTGCTTCCTGATTGTATTGGATAGTTgcgaaaataattaattacccaATTAAGTCAATCCAACGGCTGGTAATAATCTGTAGCAAAAACTCCATAAGATCACAACCCTTGAATTGACTTCCCAAGTGAAAAAGGGGTGTTGATAGATTGGAGAAGGGCAGTTATGTCATTTTAACGAAGACCCACCAGATCTTCCTATTCCAATTGGTAAAATTTAAGATGGGTACGTGTGTTGTAGCAGAGTAAACGAAGGTTCTATAAATAACAAGGAAGATGAAGGAGATTGTTTCTCCTTCACTGTCAATTAATATCTCAAGTCCTTTCCCTTTTTTCTTTTACAGAGGAGTGAGAGTGAGAGTCCATTAGAGAGATGGTGAAGGAAGCTGCAAGAAAGTGTTCTCACTGTGGTCAGAATGGCCACAACTCAAGAACTTGCAATTGGAAGGGAGGCGTAAAGTTGTTTGGAGTTCATATTTCGGAGAAAAACGAAGAACCCATGAAGAAAAGCGTTAGCTTAGGCAATCTTCAGTATTTACAAGACAAAAGTGTTCATAATCATGTGGAGGATTATGGTTATGTCTCTGATGGATTTATAAGTTCCAAGAGAGGCAAAGCAGCGCAGGAAAGGAAAAAGGGTACAATACTATTCTTTTATCTCTCCTTCGTTATTTGTTTGGGCGTTTTTGTTGTGAGTGCTCTAATGagaatgaatgatttgatgagaTGGGTATATGTcagttttttatttgtttttcatcTGTGCATGTATTGGTGTTTACAAGGTATTTGATATAGGTTCTGATGAACATAAGAGTTGCATGGTCTACAACttgtttctttttcaatgaTTTGGATTCATGCATGTCATATTGTATTATCATATGGTTAATGATTGATCTAAGAACTCTCTTCTCTCTAAATTTATCTGACGTTTTTTAACAAAATTGTCTTGGCGTTGGGTCCACCTGATTTCAGTCTTTATCAAGTCTTTTATGTTCATTAACTTTGAGGAGaaggttttaatatttttattattattattttgggaAAACTAATTTTACagatttttatagtttttttttcaaattattaaatgaatgaattaaaaaaatatctaaaaaatttttaaatgcttGTAAAACTTGTATTTCTTTAAAAAACATGAACAACTTCAATTATCCCTTGAAGCAGAGATTCGttccccttcttcttcttcttcttttttccgttttttttttccctccttATTCACGGTTGTGGCCCAGCTATATCATGATGTCTTGTATCCCCTAATAATTATACCACTCTATCTCATATCAATTAGAAATAGAGCACATGTAGCTAATTGGATTGAAGGGAGCAATTATCAATCCCAAGAGTAGAGATGCTAGTAATATGACTGGCTTTGTTCTCTGGCAAAATGGGCACGTCCCATTAATTTCTGCACTACACATTCATGGTAAATGATGTTCAAGTACAGGTTGAGGTTGTCTGGTGTTGACAACAATTAGGTAGATAATTCCATCAATAAAAGATAGAGATAAAACTTCTGAAAGTATCCATCATTTCCTctctaataatattaattaatgtgTCTGGTGACGTCTTGGACTATGCTTTTTCTTTACTCAGGGAAGCCCTGGACTGAGGAGGAACATCAATCCTTTTTAGCTGGCTTGACAAAGCTCGGGAAAGGTGATTGGAGAGGCATTTCAAAAGAGTTTGTGACCACTAGGACCCCAACCCAGGTTGCTAGTCATGCTCAAAAGTATTTTCTGAGGAAGGCTTCAACTGATAAGAAGAAGCGTAGATCACGTCTTTTTGATATGGCACTCAAAGAATCTGTATGTTTTTCTCAGCTTCAGCACTTGCATGCGCTGATAGAGTGCATTTTCTTCCATTATATCTGACCAGAGTGATATAGCGTTCCAGGTTCTAGCATCCCAGGAGCTCCCAAATTTGCTTTCAAGCAGTTCAACACAGGTAAGCCCACAGGCACTAGAACCGGCGGGTACATCTTCAGCCTCGCCAATGAAGAACAGTGACATTCCATCACATGTAAATTCCCTCTGCCGCCAAGCAATTAGCTTACAGAAATTATTACTAGTTGTTACTACTTTCTCTTGAGGTTACACTTTATCACTCAAGCTCATATTATGGACCGATTCCATATTATCTTTTTCCATCCAGTAGTTGACCCTTTCATTTGTAGCTAATGGTTGATATCTGCTCAAATCTCTACTAATATTATGATTTTGGAACTCTAGACGAGAACTACCAAATTGTTGAATCAATGGTCTGGAATTGATCTCCATGCTCACTTAATCAGGGTTTAAATCCTCAGAGTCGCTATTGTTGTAGGGCTTTGCGTGAATACTACTCCCATCCCGAGCACGCATTAATCCCATTTGTATGTGCAGATGAAGTTACTGTATGGTTAATAGAGTAAAAAAAGATAGTATTTTTAATGCAAGTTATGACATGGTGAAGAACGGCCAACTACATCATTTAGGATTTTCTTATTATAAGCTAGATAAGCTGGTCTATTGTTGATCTTTTTAGCAGATATTTGGTTCCagagattcttttttttttttaaatttaaatttctgtTTGAATTTTCTCCTAACCAGCATATCAAAATTTCCATGTTTTTACAGGAAGGATACCCTGGCAATGTACAGAGCTTGATGAGCACTAGAACCATGCAATTTACAGCTGCATCTTACGTCCAGATGatgaattataataataaaaggcTAGCCTACCCTTATCTGTCAAAGACGCGGAGCCCTGGAAGCTTTGCTAATTGCGCACCccctactacccacccttcAGGGATACCAATGCCAAGATCATTCGAGCTCAGCTTTACGCAGGAAGGCCCATCAACTGAACATGTTGACTCTCAGGAGCTGGACCTTAAAATTGGACCACCTCCTCAACCCCCACAAGGAGCACGTATCTCACCCAACCCCCTGGAAACCAATCCCCTTAGTGTCATAtgagaaattttagtttttgtttcagaaCTTAGAATATATATTCAGCACATGCATGCATGGAGTTGTATACTATGCCAAAAACGCCGTCCATGTGATTACTACCAAAATGAGGAATAGCTGTTCCATATTAAATAGTTATTCAGATCACGTCTAGATGAGACAATATCCCATAGAACAATAATTtcataaattcattatttttatattcaatttattacattctaaaaatttatattacattCAATTCATTGTAACAGCAAACAACTGTTATAACGGTTTTTTaggaaattaatataatataaatgcaAGGTATAAATGAAAGAATCACTATTCCATTACCCTATTCCATATCAGAACCACAAAAGTCTTTAAGACATAGAAGGCGTAGAGAAACAATAATGACAATTACGTTCACTACCACAAAGCAACGCATGATTTGTACAACAcattaaacaattaaaaaagaaaaacaatttcTTTGAATTGCATGCAGAACAAGAGTTGGCGCAAATCATTTTATGGTTTACGGTGGAAACAGTCTATTAACTCCAGGACAACTCAGAAACCACTTTTGGATGCACCCGGGCCACGTGAGGACAGTCCAGAACCAATTAAGAAGAGCAGCACCCAGACTTCTGGTTAACAGGTTGTCCACGTATCTGCACAGTAGGTGGCCTTGCATTGTTTGCTGCTGGTTGACTAGCCATCCTGGAGAGGCATACAAACATTGATGAGAAGGCAATTAAAATTTGCAATGCTCACCCAAACAACGAAGATATACCGAAAAGCTACCTGTTCTTAATGTCTGCAGCCATTGCCATAAAAGCCTGTTCTACATTAGTGGAATTTTTTGCACTTGTTTCCATGAACGGAATGCCAATTTCATCCGCAAATGCCTTTTAAAACCCAAGGTGAATAAAGAGCGTTCATTAGTTGATTGAAAGCAAatataacaggtgataaaaagGATATAATTTTGTTTACCTTGGCTGTTTCATAGGACACGACTTTATTAGCAGTGAGATCACACTTGTTGCCAACCAGAAGCTTGTTTACATTTTCACTAGCATAACGATCAATTTCATTCAACCATTGCTTAACATTGTTGAAACTCTCCTGGTCTGTCACATCATAAACTATCTGCCACAAGTGACAACATTAGCAACATACTCATGGAAACCATGAGCACAACAA encodes:
- the LOC110600324 gene encoding GTP-binding protein YPTM2; the encoded protein is MNSEYDYLFKLLLIGDSGVGKSCLLLRFADDSYLDSYISTIGVDFKIRTVEQDGKTIKLQIWDTAGQERFRTITSSYYRGAHGIIIVYDVTDQESFNNVKQWLNEIDRYASENVNKLLVGNKCDLTANKVVSYETAKAFADEIGIPFMETSAKNSTNVEQAFMAMAADIKNRMASQPAANNARPPTVQIRGQPVNQKSGCCSS